In Plasmodium sp. gorilla clade G2 genome assembly, chromosome: 5, one genomic interval encodes:
- a CDS encoding carbon catabolite repressor protein 4, putative: MYIYPSTVNLQYSQNKNIKKEIHFSSHIIWIIKRVNLTLRFIKKIKVMIVKLHINVKKKKIKNKVVETHKNSFNFKEENVNINVNVNNNYFLNSINNVENNFNIMNKKCSNSIGGATVLTNSSELHANDQADHIETESKIMGHKKKKVNQMVKVKMKQEPKDEQDNITDKNKKKNNTNEMENTDYNNIHISNNNDYSSYYYNSDVDVESIMDTQENNKNKNMKNNKNSTENNNNNVMSKDIKIRKSNIIELNKLLKENLRIEQNLEKQEKCKIDQGDEYAEEEENNYEEKKDDQQTVKEISNSQNMGKDEENSKKKKNKQKEKYNEYKDVNDKELSMEQKNNQNDINEQYEELAKDTKKEKGKKKNKDNTDNKNIKDNKNIKDNKNNNDNKNNNDNKNNNDNKNNNDNKNNNDNKNNNDNKDNNEKDKNNITTIEKNASKGKKTKNKKTNQNKKNDICENKEIKNINYISEQNINENHLSLKEKNVQDKKGEYNNNTIEADNNNNNINYYNKNITKNIINNDMKHFVNKNYMEHNYVHNNAYIYNNNNNINYYNNNVPYNYDNSIFTCDMHDDQKNYKDELKNEILKNEILKNEILKNEILKTNNKFVVNNSNFNKNINNLKLLKDYNFNDIVNNLEQYKSMNKHVTNDNNNNNNRIHNPYFNYNDDNKNINDDIENNQENNSVNNNLFNYNNHMYKKFVCNPYVENVSNVSVTNDQKNDFYNPYGNICSYNYNINKNILNNNKVTNNNSLNSNNVNITNSINTMGANDENYILNRNYNNILNNNNMNVNNIPSENNNIGQNNKTNNNMNIQNSISKENLHNIMDSTTHTHSNSLCNSHYMNNTLIYDTNNIMRNDKISNMNKDMLNENVDVYSYGYMDNNMPVNVVYNNFNDTNTYFTNNNNNNDNNNECNINIQKGDTKIDNDQKGGNTTTNNNSNNNNNNNNSNNSDDKQTNVTHKNLLNNIDLNKNDKNLLILEKNKKKTSNNKKMISEKDSQNNNSNSTIKNTQHIEDGDNKLKSEGLENKQEESNKEDTTKKIIIKKKLDNDNNNNNDNNNNNNNNNQNDNNNVDKTLNEKNNSITSTGVIEKIQLNKNSLYTSTNKCEKKDDIKNIKLNNSCNNKMNELLEKRRNKNKYLAEIIRCELIWGPTKNKEPITPVESCELHPVVIIKDQYGHLYDDDEDNENNPIGKTVNIFYRWSRGPPRTVCFFHPQKIACLQCTVTFRCFCSYECFMKGFDHLHKYYKSNGSINIPSHPNLHTYGVPCSPFDWDNYEKNIEFDEKHYNSLIQSGLLNEPNKEKWEIINNERNYIPCQKDIGHQIMLETMILDKNSVSSGNISDSNITPFDQEQNELNDTSEYETSSEEDDASQINQNKMSYVKYSDVQQNEINLMNNQILLSSFNESVDFNNYKNIYLFKNNNNSNNNNIGTHNVNNMNMTHMSNSTTNFYNLYDMDNNNNNNNNNNINNNNINNNNNVACLQVQNGETDYMAINNTYNAVTIGMNNKANNLNNINSVNNINSVNNNNLNSHSQSVDIKNCEGGTIYFHENNLDYSHNSYKYSTNNITKLVDKRMNNYEMTYMNTTQGKIDNTHNNNNNNINNINGSIMNNNHSASLGTSNNVGNTNDKYINNFSYPIDNNHIYINNQMNYINNMNVPSSQQKIYNDISIESNKDLNTSSNNLLTTPYTNNMLDGINIQSTTNDTRTMNTKMILTNPLINVDNNKIGYKNMLNNKYPNISSLSINQNNYMNDTHMNDHKTNSILPVQENNFLVKAKKKKKKKDDKMNNKKKKKKIYVLDDKVWNSIKDPNIYHKIITGCCIPNITVFPNYNITSFKNYNHTNPQNQFTIMTWNVLAEIYGTIEAFPHCDPYMLAWSYRKTKIIQEILNNSPDIVCLQEIQNEHFLDFFKPSLGQFGYEGVYKQKTKEIFTSPSGKRRGGKYTIDGCAIFYNKKKLKFVETYALEFSKLIKEASVLTLPKEIQKNPSLVKRLLKDNVALVILLECTQQYSKIYDKSEDKKNKKLLIVANTHIVANPEANYVKIWQTQILVKVIEYLKINFIKKYETIPSLIICGDFNSTPSSAVYQLIYKKTCSRTHEDFNSDKYNLLTDLKLGHNLNLKSAYAISKLLSQKLNPQEYNNLELYEPLFTNYTSNFIGCLDYIFYNDENLNIISTVNVADENQLIQEAQIYQLSNCALPSPIRPSDHLPLIAKFEFKMF; the protein is encoded by the exons atgtatatatatccaaGTACTGTCAACCTCCAGTAttcacaaaataaaaatataaaaaaagaaattcacTTTTCTTCTCatataatatggataatCAAACGGGTAAATCTAACCTTacgttttataaaaaaaataaaagtaatgaTAGTGAAACTACATATAAatgtgaagaaaaaaaaaataaaa aataaagtggTAGAAACACAtaaaaattcttttaattttaaggaagaaaatgtaaatataaatgtaaatgtaaacaataattattttcttaattctataaataatgtagaaaataatttcaatataatgaataaaaaatgttcTAATTCAATTGGGGGAGCTACTGTTCTCACAAATTCCTCGGAATTACATGCAAATGATCAGGCAGATCATATAGAAACAGAATCTAAAATAATGggacataaaaaaaagaaagttaATCAAATGGTTAAGGTGAAGATGAAGCAAGAACCTAAGGATGAACAAGACAACATCActgataaaaataagaagaaaaataatacaaatgaaatGGAAAACactgattataataatattcatattagtaataataatgattattcttcatattattataatagtgATGTCGATGTAGAATCTATAATGGATACACAAGAAAacaacaaaaacaaaaatatgaaaaataataaaaactcAACAGaaaataacaacaacaatgTCATGTCAaaagatattaaaataagaaaaagcAATATTATAGAAttgaataaattattaaaagaaaatctAAGAATAGAACAGAATTTAgaaaaacaagaaaaatgtaaaatagACCAAGGTGATGAATATGCTGAGgaggaagaaaataattatgaagaaaaaaaagatgatcAACAAACAGTAAAAGAAATATCAAATAGCCAAAATATGGGAAAAGACGAagaaaattcaaaaaaaaaaaaaaacaaacaaaaagaaaaatataacgAATACAAAGATGTTAATGATAAGGAACTAAGTAtggaacaaaaaaataatcaaaatgatattaatgaACAGTATGAAGAATTAGCAAAGGATACtaagaaagaaaaaggaaaaaaaaaaaataaagataacacagataataaaaatataaaagataataaaaatataaaagataataaaaataacaacgataataaaaataacaatgataataaaaataacaatgataataaaaataacaatgataataaaaataacaatgataataaaaataacaatgataataaagataacaacgaaaaagataaaaataatattactacaatagaaaaaaatgcatcgaaaggaaaaaaaacaaaaaataaaaaaactaaccaaaataaaaaaaatgacatatgtgaaaataaagaaattaaaaatataaattatatatcggaacaaaatataaatgaaaatcaTCTTTcattaaaggaaaaaaatgtGCAAGATAAAAAAggtgaatataataataataccatAGAGGCggacaacaacaataataatattaattattataataaaaatattacaaagaatattataaataatgatatgaaaCATTTTgtcaataaaaattatatggaaCATAATTATGTTCACaataatgcatatatatataataataataataatattaattattataataataatgttccttataattatgataatagcATCTTTACATGTGATATGCATGATGAtcaaaagaattataaagACGAAttgaaaaatgaaatattgaaaaacgaaatattgaaaaatgaaatattgaaaaatgaaatattgaaaacaaataacaaatttgttgtaaataatagtaattttaataaaaatataaataacctAAAACTTTTGAAAGATTATAATTTCAATGACATAGTTAATAATTTAGAACAATATAAAAGTATGAATAAACACGtaacaaatgataataataataataataataggaTACATAATccttattttaattataatgatgataataaaaatataaatgatgatatagaaaataatcaGGAAAACAATAGtgttaataataatctttttaattataacaatcatatgtataaaaaatttgtGTGTAATCCATATGTCGAAAATGTTTCTAATGTATCTGTAACAAATGATCAAAAGAATGATTTCTATAATCCTTATGGGAATATCTGttcttataattataatataaataaaaatatattgaataataataaagtaactaataataatagtctTAATTCTAATAATGTCAATATTACGAATAGTATAAATACCATGGGTGCTAAcgatgaaaattatatattgaatagaaattataataatatattgaacaacaataatatgaatgttaataatatacctagtgaaaataataatataggacaaaataataaaaccaataataatatgaatattcaaaatagcatatcaaaagaaaatttacataatattatggATAGTACTACTCATACACATTCTAATTCCTTATGTAATTctcattatatgaataatactttaatatatgatacaAACAATATTATGcgtaatgataaaatatctaATATGAATAAGGATATGCTTAATGAGAATGTAGATGTATATTCATATGGATATATGGATAACAATATGCCTGTTAatgttgtatataataattttaacgACACCAATACATATTtcacaaataataataataataatgataataataatgaatgtaatattaatatacaaaAGGGTGACACCAAAATTGATAATGATCAAAAGGGGGGTAATACTACTAcgaataataatagtaataataataataataataataatagtaataatagtgaTGATAAACAAACTAATGTTACACATAAAAATCTTTTAAATAACATTGATCTAAATaagaatgataaaaatttattaatactcgaaaaaaataaaaaaaaaacctcaaataataaaaaaatgataagtGAAAAAGACTcccaaaataataattctaacagcacaataaaaaatacacagCATATAGAAGATGgtgataataaattaaaaagtgAAGGGTTAGAAAACAAACAAGAAGAAAGCAACAAGGAAGATACTACTAAAAAGATAATTATTAAGAAGAAATTAgataatgacaataataataataatgataataataataataataataataataatcaaaatgataataataatgttgatAAAACATTAAATGAGAAAAACAATTCAATAACATCCACTGGTGTAATAGAAAAAAttcaattaaataaaaattctttaTACACATCCACAAACAAATGTGAGAAGAAAGATgacattaaaaatataaaactaaATAACAGTTGTAAcaataaaatgaatgaattattagaaaagagaagaaataaaaataaatatttagcCGAAATTATAAGATGTGAACTTATATGGGGAccaacaaaaaataaagaaccAATAACACCAGTAGAAAGTTGTGAATTACATCCAGttgttattataaaagaTCAATATGGACATttatatgatgatgatgaagataatgaaaataatccTATAGGTAAAACAgtaaatattttctatagATGGAGTAGAGGACCACCTAGAACAGTATGTTTTTTTCATCCACAAAAAATTGCATGTTTACAATGTACTGTAACATTTAGATGTTTTTGTTCCTATGAATGTTTTATGAAAGGTTTTGATCAtctacataaatattataaaagtaaTGGATCTATTAATATTCCATCACATCCTAATTTGCATACATATGGTGTACCTTGTTCACCTTTTGATTGGGATAATTATGAAAAGAATATCGAATTTGATGAAAAACATTATAATTCTTTGATACAATCAGGATTATTGAATGAgccaaataaagaaaaatgggaaattataaataatgaaagaaattatattccTTGTCAAAAAGATATTGGACATCAAATTATGTTAGAAACTATGATACTTGATAAAAATAGCGTCTCATCTGGAAATATAAGTGATTCAAATATAACTCCCTTTGATCAAGaacaaaatgaattaaatgatACTAGTGAATATGAAACTTCATCTGAAGAAGATGATGCTTCACAAattaatcaaaataaaatgtcATATGTCAAATATTCAGATGTTCaacaaaatgaaattaaCTTAATGAATAATCAAATTCTTTTAAGTAGTTTTAATGAATCTGtagattttaataattataaaaatatatatctattcaaaaataataacaacagtaataataataatattggaACTCATaatgtgaataatatgaacatgaCCCATATGAGCAATTCAACAacaaatttttataacttGTATGATAtggacaataataataataataataataataataatattaataataataatattaataataataataatgttgcATGTCTGCAGGTTCAAAATGGCGAAACGGATTATATGGccataaataatacatataatgctGTAACTATCggtatgaataataaagcaaataatttgaataatataaatagtgtgaataatataaatagtgtgaataataataacctGAATAGTCATTCCCAATCAGTGGATATAAAAAACTGTGAAGGAGGAACCATATATTTTCATGAAAATAATCTTGATTATTCTCATAACAGTTACAAATACAGTACGAATAATATTACCAAGCTTGTTGATAAAAGGATGAACAATTATGAAATGACATATATGAATACAACACAAGGAAAAATAGATAATACccacaacaataataataataatattaataatataaatggaagtattatgaataataatcattCAGCCTCTTTGGGAACATCAAATAATGTAGGAAAcacaaatgataaatatataaataattttagtTATCCAATagataataatcatatatatataaataatcaaaTGAATTATATCAACAATATGAATGTTCCATCATctcaacaaaaaatatataatgatataagtATAGAATCGAATAAAGATTTAAATACTAGTTCAAACAATCTGCTTACTACTCCATATACAAACAATATGTTAGATGGAATAAATATTCAAAGTACTACTAATGACACAAGAACAATGAATacaaaaatgatattaaCGAATCCCTTAATAAATGTAGATAATAACAAAATTGGTTATAAGAATatgttaaataataaataccctaatatatcatcattaagtattaatcaaaataattatatgaatgataCTCATATGAATGATCATAAGACAAATAGTATTTTACCCGtacaagaaaataattttttagttaaagcaaagaaaaaaaaaaaaaaaaaagatgacaaaatgaataataaaaaaaagaaaaagaaaatatacgTTTTAGATGATAAAGTATGGAATAGTATAAAAGAtccaaatatatatcataaaataataacaggTTGTTGTATACCCAATATAACTGTTTTTccgaattataatataacatcttttaaaaattataatcataCTAATCCACAAAATCAATTTACTATTATGACATGGAATGTGTTAGCAGAAATATATGGAACCATAGAGGCGTTTCCTCATTGTGATCCTTATATGTTAGCATGGTCCtatagaaaaacaaaaataattcaggagatattaaataatagtCCGGATATAGTATGTTTGCAG GAAATTCAAAATGAACACTTTTTGGACTTCTTCAAGCCGTCGCTTGGACAATTCGGATATGAAGGTGTTTACAAACAAAAAACGAAAGAAATCTTTACCTCCCCTTCAGGTAAAAGAAGAGGAGGGAAATATACTATAGATGGATGtgcaatattttataataagaagaaattaaaatttgTTGAAACATATGCATTAGAATTTagtaaattaataaaagaagCTTCTGTTTTAACCTTACCAAAagaaattcaaaaaaatccTTCGTTAGTTAAGAgattattaaaagataatGTAGCATTAGTTATATTGTTAGAATGTACTCAACAATAttctaaaatatatgataaatcagaagataaaaaaaataagaaattacTTATAGTTGCTAATACACATATTGTTGCAAATCCTGAAGCtaattatgtaaaaatatggCAAACTCAAATATTAGTTAAAGTAATAgaatatttgaaaataaattttattaagaaATATGAAACAATACCTAGTTTAATAATTTGTGGAGATTTTAATAGTACTCCTTCAAGTGCTGTCTatcaattaatttataaaaaaacatgCAGTAGAACACATGAAGATTTTAATtcagataaatataatttattaacagATTTAAAATTAGGTCATAATTTAAATCTAAAATCAGCATATGCTATATCCAAATTATTATCACAAAAATTAAATCCtcaagaatataataatttagagTTATATGAACCTTTATTTACTAATTATACAAGTAATTTTATTGGATGTttagattatatattttataatgatgaaaatcttaatattatatcaacTGTAAATGTAGCAGATGAAAATCAATTAATACAAGAAGCACAAATATATCAACTATCCAATTGTGCTTTACCAAGTCCTATAAGACCATCTGACCATTTACCATTAATAGCAAAATTTGAGTTCAAAATGTTTtga